From Acipenser ruthenus chromosome 2, fAciRut3.2 maternal haplotype, whole genome shotgun sequence, a single genomic window includes:
- the tmem128 gene encoding transmembrane protein 128, producing the protein MRHCTQKKMAVFMQDREFQSLRNRFKQDAELLLHGNPVDTITENSSEDKEKEKPLPRVNLHSVFWILASIGLTYYIDFFTVIKEDDQIKSWWFNIGSLFLLVSLALAAFCIVYLEWFCGIGDYDKEYPAIAPITTAAFIVASGSFNIALWPVWSFFTPVILFTQFMGVVMVISLLG; encoded by the exons ATGCGACATTGTACACAAAAAAAGATGGCTGTTTTTATGCAAGACCGTGAGTTTCAGTCTCTACGAAACCGGTTTAAACAAGACGCTGAGTTACTCTTACATGGAAATCCAGTTGATACGATCACAGAAAACT CTTCAGAAGATAAAGAGAAGGAAAAGCCACTGCCAAGAGTTAATTTGCATTCTGTGTTCTGGATTTTGGCTTCCATTGGGCTGACGTACTACATTGATTTCTTTACTGTCATTAAAGAAGATGATCAGATTAAAAG TTGGTGGTTTAACATTGGAAGCTTGTTCCTGTTGGTAAGCTTAGCTTTGGCCGCCTTCTGCATAGTCTACCTGGAGTGGTTCTGTGGAATTGGGGATTATGACAAAGAATACCCAGCAATAGCACCCATCACAACTGCAGCATTTATTGTAGCGTCAGGCAG ttttaacaTTGCTCTGTGGCCTGTGTGGTCTTTCTTCACACCTGTTATCCTGTTTACCCAGTTCATGGGGGTAGTGATGGTTATATCTCTCCTGGGGTAG